The Anastrepha obliqua isolate idAnaObli1 chromosome 5, idAnaObli1_1.0, whole genome shotgun sequence DNA window CAGGTACCTAAAGCTGGAAAAGGAATATGTATTATTTATCAATTTTGTTGACGTGAAAAAACGGTCAAAACACAATGTAGTGTCAGGATATCTGATGCTCGATGCCAATTTCATAATAACGCGTTCGCCTAATGTGGATGATGTATGCGAATTGTCTTCTTTTCcggaatatatattaaaatcgtAAGTATAGCCAGTCATACTGTCGCATCTCATCCATAATTTTATTCCTCTCTTCACTGGCTTCAATGGCATATACTGCTTCAAGGTAGAGCGACCCAAAAATTTGGTCATAGATTCATCAATGCTTTGGAATGGAGAGTCGGATCTACATTTTTGAAAGGTGCTTTTGAGGCAATTGACCAAATCATCAATGAAATATGTTTTAGGTTTTGGATCAGGCTGATATGATAACGAGGAAAAATATAGTTTGGACATAACGTGTAAGAACCGATCTCTGGACATGGCTTTTTTTATGTATGGATTCCCCAATGAAGGGCTATTTGAAAAATAGTCCTTCAAAGAAGGCACTCGATTATGTGACATTACAAATGTGCATCCGAGAATTATGAGGATCTCACCAAAATCGGTTCTAGCTCGTTTGTTTTTTACATGGCTTAGTATGATGAATAAAGCTTCTAGGCAATAGCTTGAAAAATACCTCCAAAGGTTTCAGTCCACGAGTTATGCCCTCATTACTAATGATTCGTTCTTGGCTAATAGTGAATCGTGGCTTGAATGTCGGTTGTGGGTCTGTCCATATTATAATATCATCAGGCCATTCATTCACATTATCTTCTTCCAAACGTTCAACTTCGTATATTTCATCATCAGTACTTTCATTTTCACCATCATTTTCATCTATAGCACTTTCATTTCCACGATCAATTTCTATTTCTTCATCATATGCTCTGCCGGGCTGTGTGTTTTCTCCATCTTCTGAATCAATGTTGCTTTTTTCACTGGGACTGTATGCGGAACCACTATCAGCAAACAGATCATCCTCATCACTCGATTCATTCAAAAAGTTCTGAATTTGTGAAACACCCAGTCTGCGTGGTCTCTCCATTCTGTAAGTAAAATAATGTACATGAGTACGTATGGGATAATAATATCCCACAAATAAACAGATTTGGAATGATTTCTTCCCACGGAACTTACCTTGACTTCTTATAAGGAAAATAGGTTATTCTTTAttctaaactttttatttcaatagatTTGCACTAAATGTAACTATCTTTCTAAGCTTTTTCCAAACAAATACCATCTACGCAACAACGTGTCTAAGAAAatgacatttaataaaaaactgatgACTCCAACCAACagctggtatttttgtttttgtagagaAGAGTATAATGAATGATTTGGGACTGTTTTGAACCAAATTGCTTCCATATTGTgacagatacgatttttttaatttcttcgggATAAAAACATCCCCATCGTCGCGAAACGGttaagagccggagcgtttgtttccattcggacgacatgacgcaGTCAAAGTTGCCACTGGATTTTATTCACTGCACTAcatctatgtcgtcataaagctcatacagcttatcgcTAACGTTAAAGGTATTTCgtataatctttctctcaaacactccaagggacgcctcatcggatattgtaaTTATccacgcttctgcaccatacgttaggacgggcatgatgagagccttataaagtgttagttttgttcgtagagagaggactttactactcaattgcctacttagtctcaagtagcacttgttggtaaaaGAAActcttaatgctggttccttgATAAACAAAGATTTAACGGCTCTACTGATATTGAaaaacgtcattttgcatagccggaCAGTTTTGCGACGATACCAAACTCAGACATCGCAACATATAGGCACCTCCTTTTAATGTAGTCGAACGCAGTTTTAAAAGCGGCAAAAAGATGgggtgtgtcgattctcctttcataagtatttttcaagattctgcgtattgtgaatatctgatcAATTGTGGATTTTCTAGGTCTAAGCCctcactgataaggtccaatcagttcgTCGATGGTGTGCTTTAACCTTTTCCGACAATTCGCTTGCTTTCACGgcaattaataataaatgaagATGGAATTAATAATAAATGGATGTTTATTCGGAGTGCTATGTCGGCCGCTATGTCTAatagccatgaaaaagctcctcataaaaatatctgccaatcggaatcggcttgaaactgttggtccctccatttgtggaacaacatcaagacgctcgccacaaatatgaggaggagttcggccaaacacccaaaaaggatatacgcgccaattatatatatatatataatgggtATTTAAGCAATTGTATAATAGAAGATAAAATGCGAAGCATGTGCCAttcgaagctacaactttactccatctttcaggcggCATACGTATTCCTCTGATGCAAAATCGGAGTTCGTTTGACTTGACAGTCGCATTAGCTGCAGCCGGTAACGAtcaccagtgatggtttcagatggtttaaggagttcataatacagggttgcccatattcgacggacccgacggatttcaatgactctttgggcccatttcgatcgacgaggcttgtccggaggcaacaatctttgcgtcaattgaatcgtatacgggaataaatgcaaatcaatgcggataattcgttgtaaagtggtccgagcaatgcccaactgctgagtacggcgattttgggatgtccttggcgacaccttggtcggttttgatttggcctctttggattagaaagagcatcaccagtcgaaaacctttcgtacaaacgtttaatggtgcgcacttttcacattatttaattttttatatgcacgttgagttttcacaattgacttcttttgttaaatgtaaatttcaacaatttgggagcgctcgcgtggcgtgtactcttgcatggtaaaaatctgcttggactgacgcttccaacgcggtatgtcattaagcgatctgacgtctctgtcaaaagatacagggttgccagataggtccgtcgaatattggcaaccctgtagatGACGCTCTTctaatcccaccagatgcaccacAGAACCTTTGGagcataaattttgtttttcgctgtcgatggaccggGTTCACCTGGAAGTCTCCAACATTTTCgtcgcttagggttatcataatagatctatttttatcgccagtgacgatgcgatgcagaaaaccttttctgttCTGCACTTCCACGTCGgcggaaatttaattttaaaactaccTTTCTTAAAAACGTGTAGTATTTATTAAGTCCACCACCGTTATCAACCACTCCTTGAAGGTTTCGTAGCCTTAATCCAACTAGTTGGATAAGCGCTTCCTGCGTTATTTGATTCCATGCCtccattaactttttctttagcAATTTTCCATCAGTTACTGGACTTCGTCGAATTTTCATCTCTAGAAGCTCCTAAACATGCTCTATTCGATTTAAATCCGGACTCCTCGCTGGTTTATTTAGGTTTCTGGGAGCATAATGTAATGCTTAGAGTCATTGCCTTGTTGGAAACCTTAACCTTGCCCAAGACGCAAGCCGCCACCATCAATAGAATGGCTTTAGATGTGGTTCcaacatgtttttatatttatattagtcCATAGTTCCTTCAATAAAGGTCATCTTTCCAACGCCAAACAATTACGCTGCCACCGCCATCCTTGACAATCAAATGTTTCATTTCCATATCCGCATTTCTGCTCCTCCATATTTTAGACCGGCCACCATTTCCAAATATATTGAACTACGATTCGTTAGTAAATAAAGCTTCAGACCAGCAATCCATTCTCTTGCCAATATATGACCATGCAAGCCCAAGCCGAAGACGACGGTTTTTTTCTGAGGCTTTTATTAAGATATCTCCTTAATAGTTCTTGAATGAATACTATTTCCAGATGTCTCAACGATGTGTTGGACCGATTTCGATTTCCGAATTTTCGGATTTTGGTCGATTTTCCGTAAAATGGAGCTTATTTCTTTTCTGGATCGCTTTTGGGCGGCTGATTGACTTTTTATTTTCCTATGAATTCATACGAATTCCAACATGTgtggatgtatgtgtgtaatagCAATGACGATTTATCAACTGAAATTTGCGAATAACGGATAAATGTAAAGTAATCTACTTTTTCAATGTTTGCTTTGTTTGAATAAACCAAAGCAGATGGATGTTTGAAGCTTTTTGTTGtgtagttatttttattttttttgttttcttgttattAAGgtgaaacaatttaatttttgtaaataaatttataaattccgaaaaaaactaCATCAACAGTGTTTTCAATAGGTGTATGCCTtctgggaaataagaaaatatgctgtgCTGTATGCAGTCTTAAGTCCTTCACTGTATGTATACAGCTTCGTACGTTTATTGTCATATAAAAACAATCTCCTTCatgtttgaattaaattaaatatatgtattactgaaaagttttaataagtaatcataaattaaaaatctaatgTATGCAGGAagtgaaatttacaaaatttccaCCCAATTGTCTCTGTCCACTCTTTAACCGTTTAGTGGAATGCATTCCACACAAAAGCATTGAAAAGACTTCGCCGATAGATGACGCTTCCTATGATACTGTCGGTAAGGCAGTGCGAATGAAGTCGTTAGCCAATGCCGTTCCGTTAAGTGAGCGGCACTAAGTGAGAATGGAATGCACTGCTCAAATTAAAGCGCACTCATGAATGGGAAAGGCAAATTGTATTAAGTAACGGGTCGTAAtacttattttacaatttttaattttgttcgtttacatacttacatacaaatattttctagtattatattatatgtatatcaccaaaaaaaccattgaaataatttaaaatgtatgtTTATTGGCCCTTTGCTTACTGTTTCACATAAGagtattatgtatatgtatgtgcacactcTCATAATATGCAGAGGGCTTAAGAGAGCTTTAAGTGAATGATTTTAAGGAATTTTCTGAAAGAATCAGTTTTTTGTAAAGACAGGCCGCGTTCCTCTACTTTCGAATTCAATAGGGCCGGAACGTAAAAAttggctggaatttagaacaatgtatATTTGAGAATTTTTGGCAACctataatgtttttattaatgaaacttggtggagatgttagtgaggtgttaaggaacactctttataactttaaattattcgggaaataataatttcttaattatttgcattcaaaatgccctcgggaacttcactataatttgccacattactctctatattttttaacatttcattaaaattcaccaaatatacactcacacgcgtgtttttactgatttttatgctaatattctaattatttctattaaaattaaatgcaaattcatttgcccatgcaatcactttccaattttaaacacgaataagaagaagattggaatgacaacagtatggtgttgccggttgcctgcaaatgaaaacaaaaattaagtacttgagtttagtgttaatgatggggatgggggttattgtgcctccttactacatacacgcatatgacgttttaagcGTGCAAGTTTCAAATCAAGTGAAAAGTTAAAATACGCTCTTTAAAAGATaccattgaaaattttaagaatgaaTCCACCTGAAAGCGgtaagtttataattttatttataaatatatctcATAGTAATAAAGTTATTTACAGATTGTGAACTTCCCACAACGAGCAAAGCGATTCCAACGCCAGGCAATACTTCTTTGCCACATAGTCTGACGGCGTTGGAAATAAAGTCTATGTGGAACTTTTCGAAAGTAATGCAAAACCTGAACACAATGGAAAAGCGTGTGGCATTTGCGGAGGAAAACGACCTTGTTTTGCGTTCTAGGGTCTGTCGCACGCAAATGAAACTACAAGCTAGaggaaacgattctttgggtaCCTTTAGGTGCAGTAAGGGACAGTGCAAGAGGAAGTCAGGAGTGTCCAGAGCTACTGGAACGTGGTTCGAGCAATGCAAGATATCGCtgccacacattttttattatatgtatgcatatgcgcaCCGGTGGTCGCACGAAAATATACGCTTCGAGAACTATTTGAAAGGATCCTGTCTTTCGACAGCCACCATTTGCGACTGTTATAATTACTTCCGTGAGGCGGTAAGTTTATACCAGATTGACAGGCAGGAGTCGGTGGGTAGGATTGGGGGTCCTGGAAAAGTCGTACAAattgacgaaagtaaatttggcAAGCGGAAGTATAATAAAGGTAATAagttatatttgtaataaagtATGTACTTTTTTAACCAGTATGTTTAAATTTAGAAAGAAGAGTGGAAGGCCACTGGGTTCTTGGCATTATTGAGGACAGTAGTGAGGATCTCCGTCTAGAAGTGTGTCCAGACAACATACGTTCCGCGGATGTGCTCATACCTTTAATTAGAAAGCACATCAAAGAAGGTTTTATTATACATATGGACTTCTGGAGAGCCTATGACTGCTTGGCTAATTATGGGTATGAGCACAAAAAAGTTAACcacagcgaccccgacaaccccttTGTGGTGGAGGATGGTACTCACACGCAAAGAATTGAGTCCCAATGGCGCGTTGTCAAGAGatatttcaataaagaaaattataaccACCCTGTTTGTTTTACAGATGTTATAGTTGAATATTTGTGGAGAAAATCTGTAAATAAAAATCACGAAGACCCATTTGTTAAACTGATCGAAGCAATAAAATACAGTTATAAGCCGTAATTTTGGCTTTTAAttacttattaatattattgtttttaagtttaaatgagttgtatgtttttttttttttcaaaaatatttctcaactttatattacagcaaaaaatactgcagttttacaatgaaccttccactgaacatccctgcgtgcgaacttcgttttcatttcaggtgtatggcaacaccaacttttcgctaaattagagaactttaacattaacttacttaaaaactataagcctccggcaggttttgttatcagttttaagatgggggtATCCCCTCTATCACCGCCTTTTAACCGTTTTTTCAAAGCGATATAGGTACATTATACTAAAGTTTTCCCTAAAAATTAAAGTGTCGGTGTCGGGTGcctttttagctgcatgagaactatcgtaATCGACAATTATTTTTAGACAGCTGAGAATGAGAAACTATGTTGACATAAAtaacttgacaaaaaaaaaaaaaaatatgttcacgAAGTTCCTAGATCACTGGCGGCATCTTCGGTTATTTCTCTCGAAGTGAAGAAAGAggtgccgttacggtgaatgccGAACGCCATCGAGCGATGCCGACTAAATTCttgtttcgaaaaattaattAGCTAAACATTAACGATATTTGATTACAACAAGGCGACATAACTTGCCATTCCAGCGCGCctaataatcgattttttccaatattcaaaccaccattgacgccattcggccagatttattagaaaaagtagtcaaaaattttactgatctaatgtaactcgtagccgcggcgaatataaaattcattccaacaatatttctgttttgttttattaattgaagcactcaagctcttaaaaaaccaaAGATACAATCCTTACCAGgaacttatttagcattatttttaaattttgaatgaaaaaactcAAAAGCTTTCAAATAACGTAGAACAGTTTCGAATTTCTCGAAATTTTGGATGCTCTTTATGaatcctttaaaa harbors:
- the LOC129248824 gene encoding uncharacterized protein LOC129248824, coding for MWNFSKVMQNLNTMEKRVAFAEENDLVLRSRVCRTQMKLQARGNDSLGTFRCSKGQCKRKSGVSRATGTWFEQCKISLPHIFYYMYAYAHRWSHENIRFENYLKGSCLSTATICDCYNYFREAVSLYQIDRQESVGRIGGPGKVVQIDESKFGKRKYNKERRVEGHWVLGIIEDSSEDLRLEVCPDNIRSADVLIPLIRKHIKEGFIIHMDFWRAYDCLANYGYEHKKVNHSDPDNPFVVEDGTHTQRIESQWRVVKRYFNKENYNHPVCFTDVIVEYLWRKSVNKNHEDPFVKLIEAIKYSYKP